A stretch of Acropora palmata chromosome 9, jaAcrPala1.3, whole genome shotgun sequence DNA encodes these proteins:
- the LOC141892454 gene encoding uncharacterized protein LOC141892454, with protein MASARPSGVQRELLPRKMLFRSPDKEITKTPEDLEALLNKIQVDIEVDSNLENLRKDMHKQTLAKLREELTRTSQDEWMYKPIDQIIGF; from the exons ATGGCGAGTGCACGACCTAGCGGTGTTCAACGAGAGTTATTACCGAGAAAGATGTTATTTAGGTCTCCAGATAAAGAGATTACAAAGACACCCG AGGATCTAGAGGCTTTACTCAACAAAATTCAAGTGGACATTGAAGTGGATTCCAACTTAGAAAATCTCAGAAAAG ACATGCACAAACAGACCCTAGCCAAGCTTCGAGAGGAGTTAACTCGTACAAGCCAAGACGAGTGGATGTACAAACCAATTGATCAGATTATTGGCTTCTGA
- the LOC141892407 gene encoding uncharacterized protein LOC141892407, whose translation MGSVTQFAFGAAVGAALFIGVTTAQRLFLVTPAISRTEHEERNSPEDASSRQEQLHSLQSAATPVRHASETSESGGAAAENVVESDAKEGQHFLSLLFNIAEDQARKEGYIHRGITCNSCQTSPICGIRYKCANCVDYDVCERCEVRDDHNKTHLFIKIRIPMPPLTNPRAPCLKPLYPGIKDHPFTMSWDAIQVIREKSHFDQAEIEALVEQFKTLATENAGITREVFDKCLGPLGQVKNLVMDQMFEFYDQNSDGIIDINEFVIGLSILVKGSEKEKIPYAFRGCDVEKKGYISRENLRNMFKAYFEVSLELVRDVVRSCEEEMMASFDDSGDKPVSALFNAPIPAGESVPSTSSSKPAMVLNNPGGLNDQRIDGRWPIMEAMSQDAIDEMVNNVFQCADTNKDGKISFEEFEAWAANDNTILAWFESLGTIF comes from the exons ATGGGATCGGTTACGCAGTTCGCTTTTGGTGCGGCAGTAGGTGCTGCGCTTTTCATTGGCGTCACTACCGCTCAACGTTTATTTCTTGTCACTCCAGCCATATCCCGGACTGAACACGAGGAAAGAAACTCCCCAGAGGATGCTTCCTCACGACAAGAACAGCTACATTCTCTCCAGAGCGCTGCAACACCCGTCCGTCATGCGTCCGAGACTTCTGAGTCAGGTGGAGCCGCAGCAGAAAATGTGGTTGAGAGTGACGCCAAGGAGGGACAGCATTTTTTGAGTCTTCTTTTTAACATAGCTGAAGATCAGGCCAGAAAAGAAGGCTATATACATCGTGGGATAACCTGTAACTCTTGTCAGACCAGTCCGATTTGTGGAATTCGCTACAAATGTGCGAACTGTGTTGACTATGACGTTTGTGAGCGTTGCGAAGTGAGAGATGATCACAACAAAACTCATTTATTTATCAAGATCCGCATTCCGATGCCTCCATTGACAAATCCAAGGGCGCCTTGCCTTAAACCACTCTATCCAG GGATAAAAGATCATCCTTTTACCATGTCATGGGATGCAATTCAGGTAATAAGAGAAAAGAGTCATTTTGACCAAGCAGAGATAGAAGCCCTTGTTGAGCAGTTTAAAACACTGGCAACAGAAAATGCAGGAATTACTCGTGAAGTGTTTGACAAGTGTCTAGGTCCTTTAGGACAAGTCAAAAACCTGGTCATGGACCAGATGTTTGAATTTTATGACCAAAACAGTGATGGTATTATTGATATCAATGAGTTTGTGATTGGTCTTTCAATACTTGTGAAAGGCAGTGAGAAGGAGAAGATCCCATATGCATTTAGAGGTTGTGATGTGGAGAAGAAAGGTTACATTTCACGAGAAAACTTGAGAAACATGTTTAAAGCTTACTTTGAGGTGAGCCTAGAGCTTGTGCGTGATGTGGTGAGATCATGTGAAGAGGAAATGATGGCTTCCTTTGATGACTCTGGGGACAAGCCAGTATCAGCATTGTTTAATGCACCTATTCCTGCTGGTGAGTCTGTTCCATCCACATCATCTTCCAAACCAGCGATGGTTCTAAATAACCCAGGAGGCTTGAATGATCAGAGAATTGATGGAAGGTGGCCAATCATGGAGGCAATGTCACAAGATGCAATCGATGAAATGGTCAATAATGTATTTCAATGTGCAGATACAAACAAGGATGGAAAGATTTcttttgaagaatttgaaGCTTGGGCTGCCAATGATAACACAATTCTTGCTTGGTTTGAATCCCTTGGAACCATATTTTGA
- the LOC141892390 gene encoding uncharacterized protein LOC141892390 isoform X1: protein MCVYCSFYTLLALIMVHDERSRFVELPNYNEERWKKLKELFAELDGIRTANPLVEVLRKMFAESGNYVDQFKQESSTPDDLLNLDSAVGSSWAFKGLGIFLEELATEEERENFFDAILPFIVFLASSIEMFSPKEGILLFVQQCESVMAVDKRFIACVLASAFLCCLPPAPPDALVRSLNFNNFFACFHREEIQKTQAAKLRCIIHYFERLSIDWPDIQGRVFYSRQVLPQNSLPDLEDWMSCNLPLCPAVIDCKTALEDSGEHMLQVVFANDIIGGGVLGGDHVQEEIRFCINPELLLAIMFAEAMQDNECIVVRGIERFSSYAGYGETFEFANDFKDKSQRDDNGDFLTTVVTMDAKQFKRSHKEAQYEEAAVVRELNKALVAFFNPVVGSRLIKLISGMKADNEDKDILENEVGCSNEESNMTPSADEMIVEFSNELVNHTLNEAFIAVDANNNAAISEAHEDADDILTPIMKKSLIDVFGRSSEKARTYSENLLSPTPLPKCLERTFSGTDTPVVPSTPPSSPAVWEKEEKSLESHGFHALLSNHSTAFQKTFAESLSNTLKSCFEVTSSLAISIATSAKSPVLAVTDTKESFRKSPRYLGSPVKNGNSIISFMNQSCVDSDLSPSETFSNSVNISEVVEDLSSLVNLFKRDGGCKGYWKQASFSARQNLLVEFDQANNDESNKENSKVYQEASQWDKVVFEEFAMQLSGLVLKSSIGHSVFSMEEEGIEGGDCERSAGLLAFQTKQDGKSTRVNAPTEEEAETENIHLKTIVEGHVEAVLEKIIATCLPEAAYLTCADEHVEREKEVERKLPPSHTDDQWRWNSTNSAAMSNTNSLPPQFSEEASFSCEELSTVIPEVVIQTAENLAKNIVFAGLSQTSEILQRERRVWMDENEGCRKAESQLEVKEIHHSKQLSFSGALSCFAENLSSLTVSDAVKIACVQFEMQSMKSAARPVAIGNWGCGMSHGDLELKAVIQWVAASAAGCPVVAYHALGDQRISGLLKTVVCLRSRGWKVSDVIHRVIKFCESVRDKEDEAVGHQGFLSFLCQTPQTSL, encoded by the exons ATGTGTGTTTATTGTAGTTTTTACACG TTGCTCGCTCTCATCATGGTTCATGATGAACGTTCGCGCTTCGTGGAACTTCCAAATTACAACGAAGAAAGAtggaaaaaactgaaagaactCTTTGCCGAGTTGGATGGTATTCGAACTGCAAATCCTCTGGTTGAGGTGTTGCGAAAGATGTTCGCAGAATCTGGAAATTACGTGGATCAATTCAAGCAAGAAAGCTCAACACCTGATGACCTTTTGAATTTAGATTCGGCGGTCGGATCAAGTTGGGCTTTTAAAGGCCTTGGGATATTTTTAGAGGAATTGGCAACGgaggaagaaagagaaaactttTTTGACGCCATTCTTccgtttattgtttttctggCATCAAgtattgaaatgttttcaccGAAGGAGGGTATTCTTCTGTTTGTGCAACAATGCG AATCTGTTATGGCTGTAGACAAGAGGTTTATAGCTTGTGTTCTTGCATCAGCTTTCCTGTGCTGTCTTCCTCCAGCACCACCAGATGCTCTGGTGAGATCACtcaatttcaacaatttctttgCATGTTTCCACAG AGAGGAAATTCAGAAAACACAAGCTGCTAAGTTGCGCTGCATTATCCACTACTTTGAAAGACTTAGCATTGACTGGCCTGACATTCAAGGAAGGGTGTTTTATAGCCGTCAG GTACTTCCACAGAATTCTCTTCCTGATTTGGAGGACTGGATGTCGTGCAATTTACCTCTTTGTCCTGCGGTTATTGACTGTAAGACTGCTCTTGAAGATTCTGGAGAACACATGCTTCAG GTTGTCTTTGCCAATGATATCATTGGGGGAGGTGTTTTAGGTGGAGATCATGTTCAG gaAGAAATCAGATTCTGTATCAACCCTGAATTGCTTTTAGCAATTATGTTTGCAGAGGCCATGCAAGACAATGAATGTATTGTGGTTAGG GGAATTGAAAGGTTTTCATCTTATGCAGGATATGGGGAAACATTTGAGTTTGCCAATGATTTCAAGGATAAGTCACAA CGTGATGACAATGGTGATTTTCTAACAACAGTTGTGACAATGGATGCTAAACAGTTTAAACGTTCACACAAAGAGGCTCAATATGAAGAAGCTGCTGTTGTTAGAGAACTGAACAAAGCTCTTGTTGCTTTCTTTAACCCAGTAGTTGGCTCTCGTCTGATCAAATTGATTTCAG GTATGAAAGCCGATAATGAGGATAAAGATATTTTAGAGAATGAGGTAGGTTGTTCAAACGAAGAATCAAATATGACTCCCTCAGCGGATGAAATGATTGTGGAATTCAGCAATGAGCTGGTTAATCATACGCTGAATGAAGCCTTTATAGCTGTCGATGCAAACAACAATGCCGCCATCTCAGAAGCTCATGAAGATGCTGATGATATTTTAACACCGATCATGAAGAAATCTTTGATCGATGTTTTTGGTAGATCGTCCGAAAAAGCTCGAACATATTCTGAAAATCTCCTGAGCCCAACGCCACTGCCAAAATGTTTGGAGAGAACTTTTAGTGGTACAGATACTCCTGTCGTTCCGAGTACTCCTCCGTCCTCTCCAGCAGTGtgggaaaaagaagaaaaatcacTAGAAAGCCATGGTTTTCACGCTCTCTTGTCAAACCATAGCACTGCTTTCCAAAAAACCTTCGCTGAATCGCTCTCCAACACGCTAAAGTCATGTTTTGAGGTGACGTCATCCCTTGCAATTTCCATCGCAACCTCTGCTAAGTCACCTGTTCTCGCTGTAACAGACACTAAAGAGTCATTCCGTAAAAGCCCGCGATATTTAGGGTCTCCCGTTAAAAATGGCAATAGCATAATTTCTTTTATGAATCAAAGCTGCGTAGATTCAGATTTATCACCCAGCGAAACGTTTTCCAATTCCGTGAATATCTCCGAAGTTGTAGAAGATTTGTCGTCGTTAGTAAATTTGTTCAAGAGAGACGGTGGTTGTAAAGGTTATTGGAAGCAGGCATCGTTCAGCGCCAGACAAAATCTCCTAGTGGAGTTTGATCAAGCTAATAATGATGAAAGTAATAAGGAAAATAGCAAAGTGTACCAAGAAGCCAGCCAATGGGATAAAGTAGTATTTGAAGAATTTGCGATGCAGCTATCAGGGTTGGTTCTGAAATCATCGATCGGTCATTCAGTGTTTTCCATGGAGGAAGAAGGAATCGAGGGTGGAGATTGTGAGAGATCAGCTGGGTTACTGGCTTTTCAAACTAAACAAGATGGCAAAAGCACCCGAGTCAATGCTCCAACTGAAGAAGAAGCAGAGACAGAAaatattcatttgaaaaccatcGTGGAGGGTCACGTGGAGGCTGTTCTGGAGAAAATTATTGCCACATGTTTACCTGAAGCTGCGTATTTGACATGCGCAGATGAACACGtggaaagagagaaagaagtAGAAAGGAAACTGCCGCCATCTCATACTGATGATCAATGGCGTTGGAATTCAACGAACAGTGCGGCCATGAGTAATACAAACTCATTACCGCCGCAATTTTCAGAAGAAGCCAGCTTTTCTTGTGAAGAGCTGTCTACTGTGATCCCTGAAGTTGTTATTCAGACTGCAGAGAACCTTgctaaaaatattgtttttgctGGGTTGTCGCAAACTTCGGAAATATTGCAAAGAGAAAGACGTGTATGGATGGATGAAAATGAAGGATGCAGAAAGGCTGAATCACAGCTTGAGGTCAAGGAAATTCACCATTCTAAACAGCTCTCTTTCTCCGGTGCACTGTCATGTTTTGCTGAAAATCTCAGCAGCTTGACAGTTAGTGACGCGGTTAAGATTGCCTGTGTGCAGTTTGAAATGCAGAGCATGAAGTCAGCAGCACGCCCTGTGGCAATAGGAAACTGGGGCTGTGGTATGTCCCATGGAGACCTGGAGCTCAAGGCTGTCATTCAGTGGGTAGCCGCTTCAGCTGCGGGCTGTCCTGTGGTTGCTTATCACGCCCTCGGTGACCAGAGAATTTCTGGG CTGCTCAAGACAGTCGTCTGTTTACGTTCGCGTGGCTGGAAAGTCTCTGATGTCATTCACAGAGTCATTAAATTCTGTGAGTCTGTCAGGGACAAGGAAGATGAGGCTGTTGGACATCAaggatttctttctttcctttgtcaGACACCACAAACATCTCTGTAG
- the LOC141892390 gene encoding uncharacterized protein LOC141892390 isoform X2 gives MAVDKRFIACVLASAFLCCLPPAPPDALVRSLNFNNFFACFHREEIQKTQAAKLRCIIHYFERLSIDWPDIQGRVFYSRQVLPQNSLPDLEDWMSCNLPLCPAVIDCKTALEDSGEHMLQVVFANDIIGGGVLGGDHVQEEIRFCINPELLLAIMFAEAMQDNECIVVRGIERFSSYAGYGETFEFANDFKDKSQRDDNGDFLTTVVTMDAKQFKRSHKEAQYEEAAVVRELNKALVAFFNPVVGSRLIKLISGMKADNEDKDILENEVGCSNEESNMTPSADEMIVEFSNELVNHTLNEAFIAVDANNNAAISEAHEDADDILTPIMKKSLIDVFGRSSEKARTYSENLLSPTPLPKCLERTFSGTDTPVVPSTPPSSPAVWEKEEKSLESHGFHALLSNHSTAFQKTFAESLSNTLKSCFEVTSSLAISIATSAKSPVLAVTDTKESFRKSPRYLGSPVKNGNSIISFMNQSCVDSDLSPSETFSNSVNISEVVEDLSSLVNLFKRDGGCKGYWKQASFSARQNLLVEFDQANNDESNKENSKVYQEASQWDKVVFEEFAMQLSGLVLKSSIGHSVFSMEEEGIEGGDCERSAGLLAFQTKQDGKSTRVNAPTEEEAETENIHLKTIVEGHVEAVLEKIIATCLPEAAYLTCADEHVEREKEVERKLPPSHTDDQWRWNSTNSAAMSNTNSLPPQFSEEASFSCEELSTVIPEVVIQTAENLAKNIVFAGLSQTSEILQRERRVWMDENEGCRKAESQLEVKEIHHSKQLSFSGALSCFAENLSSLTVSDAVKIACVQFEMQSMKSAARPVAIGNWGCGMSHGDLELKAVIQWVAASAAGCPVVAYHALGDQRISGLLKTVVCLRSRGWKVSDVIHRVIKFCESVRDKEDEAVGHQGFLSFLCQTPQTSL, from the exons ATGGCTGTAGACAAGAGGTTTATAGCTTGTGTTCTTGCATCAGCTTTCCTGTGCTGTCTTCCTCCAGCACCACCAGATGCTCTGGTGAGATCACtcaatttcaacaatttctttgCATGTTTCCACAG AGAGGAAATTCAGAAAACACAAGCTGCTAAGTTGCGCTGCATTATCCACTACTTTGAAAGACTTAGCATTGACTGGCCTGACATTCAAGGAAGGGTGTTTTATAGCCGTCAG GTACTTCCACAGAATTCTCTTCCTGATTTGGAGGACTGGATGTCGTGCAATTTACCTCTTTGTCCTGCGGTTATTGACTGTAAGACTGCTCTTGAAGATTCTGGAGAACACATGCTTCAG GTTGTCTTTGCCAATGATATCATTGGGGGAGGTGTTTTAGGTGGAGATCATGTTCAG gaAGAAATCAGATTCTGTATCAACCCTGAATTGCTTTTAGCAATTATGTTTGCAGAGGCCATGCAAGACAATGAATGTATTGTGGTTAGG GGAATTGAAAGGTTTTCATCTTATGCAGGATATGGGGAAACATTTGAGTTTGCCAATGATTTCAAGGATAAGTCACAA CGTGATGACAATGGTGATTTTCTAACAACAGTTGTGACAATGGATGCTAAACAGTTTAAACGTTCACACAAAGAGGCTCAATATGAAGAAGCTGCTGTTGTTAGAGAACTGAACAAAGCTCTTGTTGCTTTCTTTAACCCAGTAGTTGGCTCTCGTCTGATCAAATTGATTTCAG GTATGAAAGCCGATAATGAGGATAAAGATATTTTAGAGAATGAGGTAGGTTGTTCAAACGAAGAATCAAATATGACTCCCTCAGCGGATGAAATGATTGTGGAATTCAGCAATGAGCTGGTTAATCATACGCTGAATGAAGCCTTTATAGCTGTCGATGCAAACAACAATGCCGCCATCTCAGAAGCTCATGAAGATGCTGATGATATTTTAACACCGATCATGAAGAAATCTTTGATCGATGTTTTTGGTAGATCGTCCGAAAAAGCTCGAACATATTCTGAAAATCTCCTGAGCCCAACGCCACTGCCAAAATGTTTGGAGAGAACTTTTAGTGGTACAGATACTCCTGTCGTTCCGAGTACTCCTCCGTCCTCTCCAGCAGTGtgggaaaaagaagaaaaatcacTAGAAAGCCATGGTTTTCACGCTCTCTTGTCAAACCATAGCACTGCTTTCCAAAAAACCTTCGCTGAATCGCTCTCCAACACGCTAAAGTCATGTTTTGAGGTGACGTCATCCCTTGCAATTTCCATCGCAACCTCTGCTAAGTCACCTGTTCTCGCTGTAACAGACACTAAAGAGTCATTCCGTAAAAGCCCGCGATATTTAGGGTCTCCCGTTAAAAATGGCAATAGCATAATTTCTTTTATGAATCAAAGCTGCGTAGATTCAGATTTATCACCCAGCGAAACGTTTTCCAATTCCGTGAATATCTCCGAAGTTGTAGAAGATTTGTCGTCGTTAGTAAATTTGTTCAAGAGAGACGGTGGTTGTAAAGGTTATTGGAAGCAGGCATCGTTCAGCGCCAGACAAAATCTCCTAGTGGAGTTTGATCAAGCTAATAATGATGAAAGTAATAAGGAAAATAGCAAAGTGTACCAAGAAGCCAGCCAATGGGATAAAGTAGTATTTGAAGAATTTGCGATGCAGCTATCAGGGTTGGTTCTGAAATCATCGATCGGTCATTCAGTGTTTTCCATGGAGGAAGAAGGAATCGAGGGTGGAGATTGTGAGAGATCAGCTGGGTTACTGGCTTTTCAAACTAAACAAGATGGCAAAAGCACCCGAGTCAATGCTCCAACTGAAGAAGAAGCAGAGACAGAAaatattcatttgaaaaccatcGTGGAGGGTCACGTGGAGGCTGTTCTGGAGAAAATTATTGCCACATGTTTACCTGAAGCTGCGTATTTGACATGCGCAGATGAACACGtggaaagagagaaagaagtAGAAAGGAAACTGCCGCCATCTCATACTGATGATCAATGGCGTTGGAATTCAACGAACAGTGCGGCCATGAGTAATACAAACTCATTACCGCCGCAATTTTCAGAAGAAGCCAGCTTTTCTTGTGAAGAGCTGTCTACTGTGATCCCTGAAGTTGTTATTCAGACTGCAGAGAACCTTgctaaaaatattgtttttgctGGGTTGTCGCAAACTTCGGAAATATTGCAAAGAGAAAGACGTGTATGGATGGATGAAAATGAAGGATGCAGAAAGGCTGAATCACAGCTTGAGGTCAAGGAAATTCACCATTCTAAACAGCTCTCTTTCTCCGGTGCACTGTCATGTTTTGCTGAAAATCTCAGCAGCTTGACAGTTAGTGACGCGGTTAAGATTGCCTGTGTGCAGTTTGAAATGCAGAGCATGAAGTCAGCAGCACGCCCTGTGGCAATAGGAAACTGGGGCTGTGGTATGTCCCATGGAGACCTGGAGCTCAAGGCTGTCATTCAGTGGGTAGCCGCTTCAGCTGCGGGCTGTCCTGTGGTTGCTTATCACGCCCTCGGTGACCAGAGAATTTCTGGG CTGCTCAAGACAGTCGTCTGTTTACGTTCGCGTGGCTGGAAAGTCTCTGATGTCATTCACAGAGTCATTAAATTCTGTGAGTCTGTCAGGGACAAGGAAGATGAGGCTGTTGGACATCAaggatttctttctttcctttgtcaGACACCACAAACATCTCTGTAG